Sequence from the Nocardia brasiliensis genome:
CCAGGTAGGCCAGGCACGCGCCGAGCGCGACGAACAGCACCGGTAGCGGGTGGGCGCGGCGCTGGGTCAGCGCGACGGGTCCGGCGAGTAGTAGGGCGTAACCGATTGCGTCGAGCGAATTCTCGCCGATTCTCAGGTTCGCGAACGTGCCGCCGACGATCTGGAGCGCGGCGACGACGACCGCCACACCCCAATCCCAGCCCAGTGAGCTTCGACTCGTCATGCTTGTCCTCACCCGCAGCAGCCTATTCGGCTCGGGGGCGCAACGGCGTCCGCCTCGCTACGTATTGCTCGGCTACGGCAGCAGCGTAGTGCGGCTTACGTACCCGGGTCGTCGCCGCGCGACGGATGTGACCGGCCCCGACCACGGCGAATGCTCGACGGCATGAACGATTCGATCGTGGTCACCGACGGGCTGACCAAACGCTACGGCGAACACACCGCCGTCGACCGGGTGCGCATGCGGGTGGCCGCCGGCGAGATCTACGGGTTCCTCGGGCCGAACGGCGCGGGCAAGACGACCACGTTGCGCATGCTCGTCGGGCTGGTCCGGCCCAGTGCGGGCACCGCGACCGTGGCCGGGCACGCACCGGGCGACCCCGCGGTGGTGCGCCGGATCGGCGTGCTCATCGAGGGGCCGGGGTTCTATCCCTACCTCTCCGGCCGGGACAACCTGCGGGTGCTGGCGAAATACCGCGGCCTCGGCCGCGCCGAGATCGCCGACGCACTGGACCGTGTCGGTCTCGCCGAGCGGGCCGACGACAAATTCCGCACCTACTCCCTCGGCATGAAGCAGCGACTCGGCGTCGGCGCCGCCCTGCTCGGCAGGCCGGATCTGCTGATCCTGGACGAGCCGACGAACGGCCTCGATCCGCAGGGCATGGCCGAGATGCGGGAGCTGATCACGGCATTGGCCGGTGACGGGCACACCGTGCTGCTGTCGAGTCACATGCTCAGCGAGGTGCAGGAGATCTGTGATCGGGTCGGCGTCATCTCGCACGGCACGCTGCTCGCCGAGGCGACGGTGGCCGAATTGCGCGGCGCCTCTTCGCTGTTGCTGCGGGCCGAGCCGGTCGAGGTGGCGTTCGCGGCCGTGCGCGCCGCGGTCGGCGCGCGGTCGGCGATCCTGACCTCCGGCGGCATCCGGATCGAGGGGGTCGAGGGCACCGCACCCGCGGTGGCGCGCGCGGTGCTCGGCGCGGGAGCCGACCTGCTGGAGCTGCGCCGCGACGAAAAGTCCTTGGAAGAAGTGTTTTTCGAGATGACGAACGGACAGTGACCATGAAAGACCTGATTTCGAGCACGCGCGCCGAAGCGCTGCGCCTGCGGAAGTGGCCCGCGTTCTGGATCATCCTGGGCACCTGGATACTGCTGAATCTGACCTTCGCGTATCTGTTCAACTACCTCGCCTACACCTCGGGCGAATCGGGCCGGATGTCGAACGGCCTGCCGAGAGAGGTGCTGCTGCAACAGCTGCTGCCCGCCGCGGTGCCCGGCGTCTTCACCCAGGGTATGGCGATGTTCGGCGGCGCGTTGCTG
This genomic interval carries:
- a CDS encoding ABC transporter ATP-binding protein, encoding MNDSIVVTDGLTKRYGEHTAVDRVRMRVAAGEIYGFLGPNGAGKTTTLRMLVGLVRPSAGTATVAGHAPGDPAVVRRIGVLIEGPGFYPYLSGRDNLRVLAKYRGLGRAEIADALDRVGLAERADDKFRTYSLGMKQRLGVGAALLGRPDLLILDEPTNGLDPQGMAEMRELITALAGDGHTVLLSSHMLSEVQEICDRVGVISHGTLLAEATVAELRGASSLLLRAEPVEVAFAAVRAAVGARSAILTSGGIRIEGVEGTAPAVARAVLGAGADLLELRRDEKSLEEVFFEMTNGQ